A region of Candidatus Bathyarchaeota archaeon DNA encodes the following proteins:
- a CDS encoding pyridoxal phosphate-dependent aminotransferase, with translation MLYEINEKVIRLEKEGKKIIKFNLGDPDQQTSMEIIEAAFESMKKGKTKYASAAGEKELRETLAEIHGVKADNIVITPGSKWAIFAVMYLLFEKGGNVIIPSPHWTAYDLAAKSLGADVKLIKTKFESNWEVKAEDLEALIDEKTKLIILNNPNNPTSKVMAEKVVKRIVDIANSKGVKILSDEVYADISFVKTKSLLDFGGEPIIVKSFSKTFAMTGWRIGYLIADKTLVDKIIKLNQITLTNVPVFIQDAAMKALELRHEIASRLRDEYRKRADLACKIFSGTKLKFTKPDAPFYIFPKLDGLDSERFSFDLLDKGVAVTPGTSFGDYKEHFRISLTAPDDEIETGLKIIAEAFK, from the coding sequence ATGTTATACGAAATAAACGAGAAAGTAATAAGACTTGAAAAAGAAGGAAAGAAAATTATAAAATTTAACCTTGGAGACCCCGATCAACAAACTTCAATGGAGATTATTGAGGCTGCTTTTGAATCAATGAAAAAAGGTAAAACAAAATATGCCTCCGCCGCCGGAGAGAAAGAATTGAGAGAAACTCTAGCTGAGATCCATGGTGTTAAAGCGGACAACATTGTGATAACTCCGGGTTCCAAGTGGGCGATTTTCGCTGTAATGTATCTATTATTTGAAAAAGGCGGCAACGTGATAATCCCGAGTCCACATTGGACAGCATATGACTTAGCAGCCAAAAGCTTAGGTGCTGATGTGAAGCTTATAAAAACTAAGTTTGAGTCAAATTGGGAAGTGAAAGCTGAAGATCTAGAGGCGCTTATTGATGAGAAAACAAAGTTGATCATACTTAACAATCCTAACAATCCCACAAGCAAAGTAATGGCTGAAAAAGTTGTAAAGAGAATAGTGGACATAGCTAATAGTAAAGGTGTAAAAATTCTGTCAGACGAAGTTTATGCAGACATAAGTTTCGTCAAAACCAAAAGCCTTCTGGATTTTGGAGGCGAACCCATAATAGTTAAGAGTTTCTCTAAAACGTTTGCCATGACTGGATGGAGGATAGGCTACTTAATCGCGGATAAAACGCTTGTAGACAAAATTATAAAACTTAATCAAATAACGTTGACAAATGTCCCCGTTTTTATACAAGATGCGGCTATGAAGGCGCTGGAGCTTAGACATGAAATTGCGTCAAGGCTACGAGATGAGTACCGGAAAAGGGCGGATTTAGCTTGTAAAATATTTTCGGGAACAAAATTGAAGTTTACAAAGCCCGATGCACCCTTCTATATATTCCCAAAACTTGACGGATTGGATTCTGAAAGATTTTCTTTTGACCTTTTGGATAAAGGAGTTGCAGTAACTCCAGGAACATCATTTGGCGATTATAAAGAACACTTTAGAATATCCTTAACAGCACCGGACGATGAAATTGAGACAGGCCTTAAGATAATCGCTGAGGCTTTTAAATGA
- a CDS encoding GNAT family N-acetyltransferase, whose product MAGEPIIKRKSVKTRRVEIEVRQMTLEDLPEVWRLSEEVFTPTQLQFTYRTWNINELLSLFQEDPELCLVAEDINTKKIVGFALGTILKRPFSPWTYGYFLWIGVKKMRRRRGVGKRLYRELEKRFRERGARIAIVDVEGTNLAGMRFVENLGFKRSQTYVWYSKLLD is encoded by the coding sequence TTGGCTGGAGAGCCTATTATAAAACGCAAAAGTGTCAAAACTCGACGGGTTGAAATTGAAGTTAGGCAAATGACTTTGGAAGATTTGCCTGAAGTTTGGCGTTTAAGCGAGGAAGTTTTCACACCGACGCAGTTGCAGTTCACATACCGCACATGGAACATCAACGAATTGCTTTCGCTTTTCCAAGAGGATCCTGAACTATGTTTGGTGGCCGAAGACATAAACACAAAAAAGATTGTGGGATTCGCATTAGGCACCATTTTAAAGAGACCTTTCAGTCCATGGACCTATGGCTATTTTCTATGGATAGGCGTTAAAAAAATGAGGCGCCGCCGAGGCGTTGGCAAGAGACTTTATAGAGAACTGGAAAAGCGCTTTAGAGAGAGGGGCGCCCGCATAGCCATAGTAGACGTGGAAGGCACAAACTTGGCGGGCATGCGTTTCGTGGAGAATCTTGGCTTTAAGCGAAGTCAAACCTACGTATGGTACAGCAAACTTCTTGATTAA
- a CDS encoding prephenate dehydrogenase/arogenate dehydrogenase family protein has translation MKIAIIGAGRMGKWFAKFFLDQGFTVIVSDKDSEKLKRIREELNVETADNVKAVESADRIFICVPIENFEKVIEEVHAHIHSGQEIMDICSVKENPVNIMHRYIKNAVSLGTHPMFGPGARSIKNQNFIFTPTNAEEEALAKNFGAWLESKGAKVFFMTPREHDKLMSVVIGFPYFLSCVVCDTILSHGQFAKTKEISGVSYKLLLTIIEAMTSEQTELAVSIQTGISEMDKLGELFLDKTKEWLEILKQKDKTAFIKKVELLKSKLSKADPQFFKAYESMYRMLEALEN, from the coding sequence ATGAAAATAGCGATAATAGGCGCCGGAAGAATGGGTAAATGGTTTGCTAAATTCTTTCTAGACCAAGGTTTTACCGTTATAGTTTCAGACAAGGACTCTGAGAAACTAAAAAGAATACGGGAAGAACTAAACGTCGAAACGGCAGACAATGTAAAAGCTGTGGAAAGTGCAGACCGTATATTCATATGTGTACCCATCGAAAACTTCGAAAAAGTGATAGAAGAGGTACATGCGCACATCCACTCTGGACAAGAGATTATGGACATATGCTCTGTTAAGGAAAACCCGGTAAACATAATGCATAGATATATTAAGAATGCTGTCTCACTTGGCACCCATCCAATGTTTGGTCCAGGCGCCCGAAGTATAAAAAACCAGAATTTCATTTTTACACCTACAAACGCTGAGGAAGAGGCTTTAGCGAAAAATTTTGGAGCATGGCTGGAAAGTAAAGGTGCCAAAGTTTTCTTTATGACTCCACGGGAACATGACAAGCTCATGTCAGTTGTAATAGGGTTCCCCTATTTTTTAAGCTGCGTTGTCTGCGATACAATATTAAGTCATGGACAGTTTGCAAAGACGAAAGAAATTTCTGGAGTAAGCTACAAGCTACTGTTAACAATAATTGAAGCCATGACTTCGGAACAAACAGAGCTTGCAGTAAGTATACAAACGGGGATTTCAGAAATGGACAAGCTTGGAGAACTTTTCTTGGATAAAACGAAAGAATGGCTGGAAATATTAAAACAAAAAGATAAAACTGCGTTTATCAAAAAAGTGGAGCTGCTGAAAAGCAAACTGTCCAAGGCAGATCCGCAGTTTTTCAAAGCTTATGAGTCCATGTATAGAATGCTTGAGGCTCTTGAAAACTGA
- a CDS encoding lipoate--protein ligase family protein, producing the protein MEEWRILYSESNDPYLNMAIEEAILTAVNEGKSPSTVRFWRNSRSVILGRSQNVDEEVNIKECEKYKVQILRRFTGGGTVYQDLGNLNWTFVISRYSKFYPESFSELYEFSCNAVIEGLKEIGIDAEFRPPNSIWLKNKKVSGLAAYIKRNAVLCHGTLLVYAEIKILSKVLSKPRYEVTNIKDELKECSISMDDIKHAILHGIEKTYKIKVNPGDLNAYESVLSKFLYKERYERKSWNFKGTTS; encoded by the coding sequence ATGGAAGAATGGAGAATCCTCTACTCAGAATCAAATGACCCATACCTGAACATGGCTATAGAAGAAGCCATATTAACGGCGGTTAATGAAGGAAAATCACCGAGTACCGTACGTTTTTGGCGAAACTCACGGTCAGTGATCTTAGGACGCTCCCAAAACGTTGATGAAGAAGTAAACATAAAAGAATGCGAAAAGTACAAGGTGCAGATTTTAAGGCGCTTCACCGGGGGTGGGACAGTATATCAAGATCTCGGTAATCTCAACTGGACTTTTGTTATAAGCAGGTATAGCAAATTCTATCCAGAAAGTTTTTCTGAACTATATGAGTTTTCCTGCAACGCTGTAATTGAAGGGTTGAAAGAAATAGGTATAGATGCTGAGTTTAGACCACCTAATTCTATTTGGTTAAAAAACAAAAAAGTGTCTGGGTTGGCGGCTTATATAAAAAGAAATGCTGTACTCTGCCACGGCACCCTTCTAGTTTACGCTGAAATAAAAATTCTTTCAAAAGTACTGTCCAAACCACGATATGAGGTAACTAACATAAAGGATGAATTAAAAGAATGTTCCATATCAATGGATGACATTAAACACGCAATTCTCCACGGTATTGAGAAAACATACAAAATTAAAGTTAATCCTGGTGACTTGAACGCATATGAAAGTGTTCTTTCAAAATTCTTGTATAAAGAAAGGTATGAGAGAAAATCGTGGAACTTTAAAGGAACGACGTCATAG
- a CDS encoding PadR family transcriptional regulator, with amino-acid sequence MVRISDAFLRSLEKPVILWLLSHKPRHGYELISEFKKLTGRTLKPSIVYPFLHRLEMEGFASSQWTLKGNRKIKHYTLTKKGEELLQKMRETFTKTAKEFLVELIGEK; translated from the coding sequence ATGGTTAGAATCAGCGACGCTTTCCTTCGCAGTCTCGAAAAACCAGTAATACTATGGCTTTTGTCGCATAAGCCAAGACACGGATACGAGCTCATATCTGAATTTAAGAAACTAACTGGAAGAACACTGAAACCCAGCATAGTTTACCCCTTTCTGCATAGACTTGAAATGGAGGGATTTGCAAGCAGCCAATGGACTTTAAAGGGCAATCGCAAGATCAAACATTACACCTTAACGAAAAAAGGGGAGGAACTCCTCCAAAAAATGCGGGAAACATTCACGAAGACAGCCAAAGAGTTTCTTGTAGAATTGATCGGAGAGAAATAA
- a CDS encoding pyruvate ferredoxin oxidoreductase subunit gamma — MALKKVIEVRWHGRGGQGAWTASELLARAAIYEGKYIQSFPEFGPERMGAPVSAFTRISLEPIRVHCAIYNPDVVVVLDPTLLKTVPVTEGVGKGGKLIINSKESPNNVKKALKESELEVWTVPATEIAIKILGLPITSTAMLGAVARATGLVSLESLKKTVKERFRSDIAEKNFAVIEEAYKEARST, encoded by the coding sequence ATGGCCTTGAAAAAGGTTATCGAAGTTAGGTGGCATGGCAGAGGCGGACAGGGAGCGTGGACGGCCAGCGAATTACTTGCGAGAGCTGCGATTTATGAAGGTAAATATATTCAATCTTTTCCGGAGTTTGGCCCTGAAAGAATGGGGGCACCTGTATCAGCTTTCACGAGGATAAGCCTTGAACCTATTCGAGTGCATTGTGCAATTTATAATCCTGATGTTGTTGTGGTTTTAGACCCGACGCTGTTGAAAACTGTGCCCGTTACTGAGGGAGTTGGTAAGGGAGGAAAGCTTATAATAAATTCGAAGGAAAGCCCGAACAATGTTAAGAAAGCTTTAAAAGAGAGTGAACTTGAAGTCTGGACTGTTCCAGCAACTGAAATAGCCATAAAAATTTTGGGTTTGCCCATAACAAGCACAGCCATGCTTGGAGCTGTTGCACGGGCCACAGGTCTGGTTAGCTTGGAAAGCCTTAAAAAAACGGTTAAGGAACGTTTTAGAAGCGACATAGCTGAGAAAAACTTTGCTGTCATAGAGGAAGCCTATAAGGAGGCACGTTCCACATGA
- a CDS encoding ATP-binding protein, translated as MKPQEENKFNCMCFTDFDGRFRARLATVVPRFFGGAEESKVAGTSARYNCRIKVEYQKDLMGLLEEGMLLAVKNFKQALLGEERYTLMEISRVWPEHFGLRGLSDHGYYPMQFEIIEQSEADWLTDDRSTMMIQIDAIPINYDLVISKNCEYRFVKGFSYPVVGSPVYILNSEMINRMYNQKITEKLGVDPSKTVEDARLDPRLGVVKMFQTSNTVIPIYVDFEKLVRYHFGVFAFTGGGKSNLMSNILRRILLHTSDVKVVVFDISCEYVFLLLDLLADERIPSKIILEHRIDSLEQFFNSVVKPREYEADERIKFGLKRIMEQDKLGFYTRPKQKIPTYAQFLEELNDQRKSATDRPHYLNAIDRIHDAVLDYMEAHGLSENQEVSEDFIKYIDNVCIATVEEFKVHDKSAFYGWATTRTTILDQIRKRQEEMKKETGGLTVEKIRELLEGETRLVCISISDPTTIKELVITLTHDLLIRRKRMFQVKPYILLVFDEAQEFIPELSGATGIDKKCSKQVETLLRQGRKYGLGVCIATQRIAYLNTNALQQLHTYFVGTLPRPYDRALISDTFMIDKGILEKTLEFAPGEWLLSSYIATGIENVPIFIKADNAENEIEKFLRNAV; from the coding sequence TTGAAGCCGCAAGAAGAGAACAAATTTAACTGTATGTGCTTCACAGACTTCGACGGACGGTTCAGGGCCAGGCTCGCCACCGTCGTGCCCCGGTTTTTTGGCGGGGCAGAAGAATCCAAAGTGGCTGGAACAAGCGCCCGCTACAACTGTCGCATAAAAGTGGAATACCAAAAAGACTTGATGGGCTTGCTGGAAGAGGGCATGCTTTTAGCCGTTAAAAACTTTAAGCAGGCGCTTTTGGGCGAGGAACGCTATACGCTTATGGAGATAAGCCGTGTCTGGCCTGAACACTTCGGGCTTAGAGGCTTGTCGGACCATGGCTATTATCCCATGCAGTTTGAAATTATAGAGCAGTCGGAGGCAGATTGGTTGACAGATGACCGTTCAACCATGATGATCCAAATAGACGCCATACCAATAAACTATGATTTAGTAATAAGTAAAAACTGCGAATACAGGTTTGTGAAGGGGTTTTCCTATCCAGTTGTGGGTAGCCCCGTTTACATTTTAAATAGTGAAATGATAAACCGGATGTATAACCAGAAAATTACCGAAAAGCTTGGTGTAGATCCGTCTAAAACCGTGGAAGATGCTAGGCTTGACCCGAGACTCGGTGTTGTGAAAATGTTTCAGACAAGCAACACAGTCATTCCAATATATGTGGATTTCGAGAAGCTCGTGCGCTACCATTTCGGCGTTTTCGCTTTTACAGGCGGAGGAAAAAGCAACTTAATGTCCAACATCTTGAGGCGAATCCTACTTCACACAAGTGACGTTAAAGTCGTTGTTTTCGACATAAGCTGCGAGTATGTGTTCTTGCTGCTTGACTTACTGGCGGACGAGCGAATTCCATCCAAGATTATTCTTGAACATCGAATAGACTCTCTTGAACAATTCTTCAACTCAGTCGTAAAGCCAAGAGAGTATGAGGCTGACGAGCGAATCAAGTTTGGATTAAAACGCATAATGGAACAAGATAAACTTGGATTCTACACTAGACCCAAACAGAAAATCCCGACTTACGCTCAATTCTTGGAGGAGTTAAACGATCAAAGAAAAAGCGCCACTGATAGACCTCACTATTTGAACGCCATAGATAGAATCCATGACGCTGTATTAGATTACATGGAGGCACATGGACTAAGCGAAAACCAAGAAGTAAGTGAAGACTTCATCAAATACATAGACAACGTCTGCATAGCCACGGTGGAAGAGTTCAAAGTCCACGACAAAAGCGCCTTCTACGGTTGGGCAACGACGAGAACAACAATACTAGACCAAATAAGGAAACGCCAAGAAGAAATGAAGAAGGAAACCGGCGGGCTGACTGTGGAAAAAATCCGGGAACTACTGGAAGGCGAGACAAGGCTTGTTTGCATCTCCATATCAGACCCCACAACAATAAAAGAATTAGTCATAACACTAACCCATGACCTACTCATCCGGAGAAAACGCATGTTTCAAGTTAAGCCCTATATCCTCCTAGTCTTCGATGAAGCTCAAGAATTCATCCCTGAGCTTTCAGGTGCAACAGGCATAGACAAAAAATGCAGCAAACAGGTGGAAACACTGCTTAGGCAAGGCCGCAAATACGGTTTAGGTGTTTGCATAGCTACTCAACGCATCGCCTACTTGAACACAAATGCTCTTCAACAACTTCACACCTACTTTGTGGGAACGCTGCCACGGCCATACGACCGCGCATTGATAAGCGACACTTTCATGATAGACAAGGGCATATTGGAGAAAACCCTTGAGTTCGCACCTGGAGAATGGTTGTTATCCAGTTACATTGCCACAGGCATAGAAAATGTGCCCATATTCATAAAGGCAGACAACGCTGAAAACGAGATAGAAAAATTCCTCAGAAACGCAGTTTAA
- a CDS encoding PadR family transcriptional regulator, with translation MAELEQEILKAVVRGFSRVMILWLLTKASMSGYGITRELKRLAGWSFRPGVVYPLLYELEESGLIQGKWMEKGRRRIKYYSTTENGVKLLNRVKDLLGAPVKEVLKEIML, from the coding sequence ATGGCTGAATTGGAGCAAGAAATTTTAAAAGCCGTTGTCAGAGGCTTCAGTAGGGTCATGATTTTATGGCTTCTAACAAAAGCATCCATGTCTGGATATGGTATTACAAGGGAGTTAAAACGATTAGCTGGATGGAGTTTCCGCCCAGGGGTTGTCTATCCTCTGCTTTATGAACTTGAAGAAAGCGGTTTAATACAGGGAAAATGGATGGAAAAGGGGAGAAGACGTATAAAGTATTATTCAACAACTGAAAATGGTGTCAAACTCTTGAATCGTGTTAAAGACCTACTCGGGGCACCTGTTAAAGAAGTATTAAAAGAAATTATGCTTTGA
- a CDS encoding carboxymuconolactone decarboxylase family protein codes for MVQDVDDKYKERLEELRRDLGDLMSSVPELSRFAQYVYIAEEKKFLDIKTKELISLAIAVAIRCEDCILWHLDAAIKAGARKEEIMDALKVAVAMAGSPALVYAVKAYKAMTSFL; via the coding sequence ATGGTGCAAGACGTGGACGATAAATATAAGGAAAGACTCGAGGAACTGAGAAGGGATCTCGGAGATTTAATGTCCAGTGTTCCTGAGCTATCCAGATTCGCCCAGTATGTATACATTGCTGAAGAGAAAAAATTTCTCGACATAAAGACTAAAGAATTGATTTCTTTAGCCATTGCCGTAGCTATACGTTGTGAAGACTGCATACTTTGGCATCTAGATGCTGCAATAAAAGCCGGTGCTAGAAAGGAGGAAATCATGGATGCATTAAAAGTGGCGGTTGCGATGGCTGGGTCACCAGCGCTCGTCTATGCAGTAAAAGCTTATAAAGCTATGACGTCGTTCCTTTAA
- a CDS encoding 4Fe-4S binding protein → MTSKEEEKSWKEISIAAVCWKPSTDFLTGDWKTFKPVRDLGKCIRCLLCVMFCPDGAIHWIAEKGDIEFDYNYCKGCGICANECPTKAIEMKIE, encoded by the coding sequence ATGACTTCTAAAGAAGAAGAGAAAAGTTGGAAAGAGATCTCTATTGCTGCGGTTTGCTGGAAACCAAGCACCGACTTTCTTACAGGTGATTGGAAAACCTTCAAGCCCGTAAGAGATTTGGGAAAGTGCATCCGTTGCCTTTTATGCGTAATGTTCTGCCCAGACGGCGCCATACATTGGATAGCTGAAAAAGGTGACATCGAATTTGACTACAACTACTGCAAGGGCTGCGGCATCTGCGCCAACGAGTGTCCTACTAAGGCGATAGAGATGAAAATTGAATAA
- a CDS encoding pyruvate ferredoxin oxidoreductase (catalyzes the formation of acetyl-CoA from pyruvate and coenzyme A), with protein sequence MDSEKWGFTVKDIVEKPDLFMSGHRACAGCAPAIVMRLIMKAVRGPTIVTTATGCMEIVSTLYPYTSWAVPWLHTAFENAAANASGIESAIKVLRKKGRIKGEHVDVIAIAGDGGTYDIGFQALSGAVERGHDFLFVLYDNEAYMNTGIQRSGGTPLGAATTTSPAGQVIPGKLEPKKPIADIMAAHEIPYVATASPYYWRDLITKARKGLEVEGPAFLHVFAPCPRGWRSDSAKSIELSRLAVETCIFPLWECIRGEYQLSAPSKVIAIEPQRKKPVKEYLAMQGRFRHLFTSKYENLIDEIQRITDQRWQNLLKKCGITS encoded by the coding sequence ATGGATAGTGAAAAATGGGGGTTCACGGTCAAGGATATAGTTGAAAAACCAGACTTATTTATGTCTGGCCATAGAGCATGTGCGGGTTGTGCTCCAGCAATCGTTATGAGATTGATAATGAAAGCTGTTCGAGGCCCCACAATTGTGACGACGGCCACTGGTTGCATGGAAATAGTTTCAACACTGTACCCCTACACTTCTTGGGCCGTGCCTTGGCTTCACACAGCCTTTGAAAATGCCGCCGCAAATGCTTCAGGCATAGAATCAGCTATTAAAGTGTTGCGAAAAAAGGGCAGGATAAAAGGCGAGCACGTGGATGTCATCGCCATTGCTGGAGACGGAGGCACATATGACATAGGCTTTCAAGCCCTCTCCGGAGCTGTGGAAAGAGGTCACGACTTCTTGTTTGTGCTTTATGATAATGAGGCGTATATGAACACGGGCATACAGAGAAGCGGAGGCACACCTCTAGGCGCGGCTACAACAACTTCGCCGGCTGGCCAAGTCATACCTGGCAAGCTTGAACCCAAAAAGCCCATAGCTGACATAATGGCGGCCCACGAAATTCCATATGTGGCTACGGCATCACCATATTACTGGCGTGATCTAATAACTAAAGCGCGGAAAGGCCTAGAAGTAGAAGGACCAGCGTTTCTACACGTTTTTGCACCATGCCCCCGAGGTTGGAGAAGCGACTCAGCAAAATCCATTGAGCTTTCCCGTTTGGCGGTGGAAACATGCATTTTCCCGTTATGGGAATGCATAAGAGGTGAATATCAGCTTTCAGCACCCAGCAAAGTCATAGCAATAGAACCTCAAAGGAAAAAGCCGGTGAAAGAATACTTAGCGATGCAAGGCCGGTTCAGACACTTATTCACATCAAAATATGAGAATCTTATCGACGAAATACAGCGAATAACAGATCAGAGATGGCAAAACCTTCTCAAAAAATGCGGGATCACTAGCTAA
- a CDS encoding signal peptidase I: MAIETLKKLWKNDYFQTAITIALIFLIVFSLYYSAQAVLGTPYPVLAVASGSMLPTLNIGDLIVVQKIDPAQINADPKGLTGDILVYKKGDELIVHRAVKIEDRNGIYYITTRGDNSGVDDPAWPSTNLVGKVIARIPYLGNIPLFLNSGRNTYILFLALLIIFIILMLPFGSNDKEKLVEKKSASKIDLGHIYYAVLNIVIIGLIIFSLYGSFTFWQPGAAPPNATIRGMYADQQYHESFNVKAILHQSLLTYKIDCEMSSGTRLGVPTFAWYQFFTIILIIFNVWKIHSFLKSRKRCRL, encoded by the coding sequence TTGGCGATTGAAACTCTAAAAAAACTGTGGAAAAATGACTATTTCCAAACAGCAATAACAATAGCGCTGATATTTCTCATAGTCTTCAGCCTATACTACAGTGCACAAGCCGTCTTGGGTACACCCTACCCAGTGTTAGCGGTAGCCTCTGGAAGTATGCTTCCAACTCTTAACATTGGCGATCTAATAGTGGTTCAAAAAATAGACCCAGCCCAAATAAATGCTGACCCAAAAGGCTTAACTGGAGACATCCTAGTTTACAAAAAGGGAGATGAGCTAATAGTTCACAGAGCAGTCAAAATAGAAGACAGAAACGGTATATACTACATTACAACACGTGGGGACAACAGCGGTGTAGATGATCCTGCATGGCCTTCCACAAATCTGGTGGGCAAAGTAATAGCTAGAATACCTTACCTTGGAAACATCCCCCTATTCCTCAATTCGGGAAGAAACACTTACATACTATTCCTTGCACTACTTATAATCTTCATAATTCTAATGTTGCCGTTTGGTTCAAATGATAAGGAAAAACTGGTCGAGAAAAAGAGCGCCTCAAAAATAGATTTAGGCCACATCTATTATGCCGTTTTGAACATAGTGATTATTGGATTAATAATTTTTAGTTTGTATGGCTCGTTCACTTTTTGGCAGCCTGGCGCTGCCCCTCCTAACGCAACCATTCGAGGCATGTACGCTGACCAACAATATCACGAAAGCTTCAACGTGAAGGCTATTCTACACCAGAGCCTCCTAACATACAAGATTGATTGTGAAATGAGCAGTGGAACCCGTTTAGGCGTCCCAACATTTGCATGGTATCAATTTTTCACTATTATTCTAATAATTTTTAACGTTTGGAAAATCCACAGTTTTTTAAAGTCAAGAAAAAGGTGCAGACTCTAA
- the porA gene encoding pyruvate ferredoxin oxidoreductase has protein sequence MKSVVEQKFLALNGDEAVAYAVKQCDVDVVAAYPITPQTIIVERFSEYVANGEVETAFICTESEHSALTACLAASLTGARAFTASASAGLALMHEMLFVASGCRAPVVMAIANRALSAPLNIHGDQSDTMAQRDSGWIQIYAENAQEVYDSVIQAFRIAEHPEVLLPTMVCLEGFQLSHSLENVNVLPDDVVKRFVGVRKFPKVLTHEGKFAPLRLDPDNPMTLGPAAFPNYYFEFKRQQEEAMNKALEVIRQVHDEYAEISGRRYGNGLLDPYYLDDAEIATVCLGSTAGTVKTVVDELRAEGVKAGLLRIRTFRPFPVEGIRKALENVKAVAVMDKSMSFGGHGGAVFHEVRHALYDSEKRPFVVDYIYGLGGRDINPMQIRAIYRDLQEVLQKGRVETPIRYVGLRE, from the coding sequence ATGAAAAGTGTTGTCGAGCAAAAGTTTTTGGCTTTAAACGGGGACGAAGCTGTTGCATATGCCGTTAAGCAGTGCGATGTAGATGTTGTGGCTGCTTATCCAATAACGCCCCAAACAATTATTGTTGAAAGGTTCAGTGAGTACGTGGCTAACGGCGAAGTTGAAACAGCTTTTATCTGTACAGAATCTGAACACAGCGCTTTAACGGCATGCTTGGCTGCCTCTTTGACTGGTGCAAGGGCCTTTACAGCTTCAGCTTCGGCGGGTTTAGCTTTGATGCATGAAATGCTTTTCGTTGCGTCTGGATGCCGTGCACCAGTTGTCATGGCTATTGCGAATCGTGCTTTATCTGCCCCTTTGAACATTCATGGTGACCAATCAGATACCATGGCACAGAGGGACAGCGGGTGGATTCAGATTTATGCGGAAAACGCACAAGAGGTTTACGACTCGGTTATACAAGCTTTCCGGATAGCGGAACATCCTGAGGTTCTATTGCCTACCATGGTTTGCCTTGAGGGTTTTCAATTGAGTCACTCGTTGGAGAACGTGAATGTGCTTCCAGACGATGTCGTGAAAAGGTTTGTGGGAGTACGTAAGTTTCCAAAGGTGCTTACTCATGAGGGAAAATTTGCGCCTTTAAGGCTTGACCCAGATAATCCAATGACCCTCGGGCCAGCAGCTTTTCCAAATTATTATTTTGAGTTCAAACGCCAACAGGAAGAGGCCATGAATAAAGCCCTCGAAGTCATTAGGCAAGTGCACGATGAATACGCTGAAATAAGTGGAAGAAGATATGGCAACGGGCTTCTCGACCCCTACTACCTTGATGACGCCGAAATTGCCACGGTATGTCTAGGTTCAACGGCGGGTACCGTGAAAACAGTTGTCGACGAGTTGAGAGCTGAAGGCGTTAAAGCTGGGCTTCTGCGAATTCGCACTTTTAGGCCATTTCCCGTAGAAGGGATCCGTAAAGCTTTGGAAAATGTAAAGGCCGTGGCTGTGATGGATAAAAGTATGAGTTTTGGCGGCCATGGTGGTGCTGTTTTTCATGAAGTTCGCCATGCCCTTTACGATTCTGAAAAGCGACCCTTCGTTGTCGACTATATATATGGACTTGGTGGAAGAGATATAAATCCAATGCAAATCCGTGCAATTTATAGAGATCTTCAAGAAGTCCTCCAAAAAGGTCGTGTCGAAACTCCAATAAGATATGTAGGTCTAAGAGAGTAA